The following are encoded in a window of Plasmodium vivax chromosome 10, whole genome shotgun sequence genomic DNA:
- a CDS encoding ubiquitin carboxyl-terminal hydrolase, putative (encoded by transcript PVX_079880A), translating to MTIVNVTVKWKSHVYSDLQLDTSQTILAFKEMLWTLTNVPPEKQKLMYKGLIKDDTDLSSLNIKHNDKIMLVGSAESLIESPPPVVFVEDLSKEDKERLHAKENILFEDQGIVNLGNTCYFNAVLQFLTSFDDLGAFLCSIGRKEKHLLKSTNDILFDSYIHFSQTFGKSPEPYVPLELLKSFRDVFPKFRTVNLRTKQFAQQDAEECMNAILTSLNDQTDCKISDKLFSFKVISKVRCIEDDASGGGKPTKEKPSSDNAPSENPPSETANEIETTEEFHNKLICYMGTHTTPVNHMHEGIRLSLIEKIQKQRSEDSKEDALFEKKSEMNSLPPYLIVHFLRFESKKISETNNAISVVTAKICRKVSFPETFDIYDFCSDELKTQLKVARNIVMKRKEADLNARGGAEAVGGSTAASAQKNEGVNDTSVNESTNESSNDNTNGVTSDEATAVEGTAAEATAAEATATEEAHGEGSSPTEDLTEIPMGEYELISIITHKGRNEESGHYIAWKKMRSSIGADSNTYKEQLASKKKKGNDSMWYKMDDDKVSTHKFSSLDLCGGCSDFNIAILLLYKRKTLLCTQEELDSHGK from the exons ATGACAATTGTTAATGTGACGGTAAAATGGAAGAGTCACGTGTACAGCGATCTACAGCTCGACACGTCTCAGACGATCTTGGCATTCAAGGAGATGCTGTG GACCCTCACGAACGTCCCGCccgaaaaacaaaaactgaTGTATAAAGGCCTCATCAAAGATGACACAGATCTATCCTCGCTAAACATAAAACATAATGACAAAATTATGCTAGTCGGTTCAGCAGAGAGTTTAATAGAGAGTCCCCCCCCTGTAGTGTTTGTGGAGGATCTCTCCAAAGAAGATAAAGAGAGATTACACGCAAAAGAAAACATCCTTTTTGAAGACCAGGGAATTGTGAATTTAGGAAACACCTGCTACTTCAACGCAgtgttgcaatttttaacCTCCTTTGACGATTTAGGGGCTTTCCTTTGCAGCAtaggaagaaaggaaaaacatttATTGAAATCTACGAATGATATTTTATTCGATTCGTATATTCACTTTTCCCAAACCTTTGGAAAGTCTCCTGAGCCGTATGTCCCTCTGGAATTGTTAAAATCCTTTAGGGATGTATTCCCCAAATTTAGAACTGTCAATTTAAGGACGAAACAGTTTGCCCAGCAGGATGCAGAAGAATGTATGAATGCCATTCTCACCTCATTGAATGACCAGACGGATTGTAAAATTAGCGATAAGTTGTTTTCGTTCAAGGTGATCAGCAAGGTTAGGTGCATAGAGGACGACGCGTCTGGGGGAGGGAAACCAACTAAGGAGAAACCCTCATCGGATAACGCACCAAGTGAAAACCCACCCAGTGAAACCGCCAACGAAATCGAAACGACAGAAGAGTTTCACAATAAACTGATTTGCTACATGGGAACGCACACCACCCCTGTGAACCACATGCACGAAGGAATACGACTATCCCTGATTGAGAAAATTCAAAAGCAACGATCTGAGGATAGTAAGGAAGATGCcctgtttgaaaaaaaatctgaaaTGAACTCCCTCCCTCCATATCTAATTGTTCACTTTTTACGTTTCGAATCGAAGAAGATCTCCGAAACGAATAACGCCATTTCTGTCGTTACGGCCAAGATATGCCGGAAGGTGAGTTTTCCAGAGACGTTTGACATTTACGATTTCTGCTCAGATGAATTGAAGACTCAATTGAAGGTAGCTCGAAATATTgtgatgaagaggaaggaagcGGACTTGAACGCTCGCGGGGGTGCCGAAGCTGTTGGAGGAAGCACTGCTGCAAGTGCACAGAAAAACGAGGGCGTGAACGATACTAGCGTTAACGAAAGCACCAACGAGAGCTCCAACGATAACACTAACGGTGTGACGAGCGATGAGGCAACGGCTGTGGAGGGAACGGCCGCCGAGGCAACCGCAGCCGAGGCAACAGCTACGGAGGAAGCGCATGGTGAGGGTAGCAGCCCGACGGAGGACTTGACGGAAATCCCCATGGGGGAATATGAACTCATTTCAATAATCACACACAAGGGGAGAAACGAAGAAAGTGGTCACTACATTGcctggaaaaaaatgaggagctCCATAGGCGCAGATAGCAATACGTACAAGGAACAGCTAGCcagtaagaaaaaaaaaggaaacgatTCCATGTGGTATAAGATGGATGATGATAAGGTAAGCACGcataaattttcttcccttgATTTATGTGGAGGGTGCAGTGACTTTAACATAGCTATATTGCTACTGTATAAGCGAAAGACCCTGTTGTGCACACAGGAGGAGTTGGATTCTCATGGGAAATGA
- a CDS encoding ubiquitin-conjugating enzyme E2, putative (encoded by transcript PVX_079885A), with protein MSIPRRITKETQNLANEPPPGIVAAPVPENYRHFDILINGPDGTPYEGGTYKLELFLPEQYPMEPPKVRFLTKIYHPNIDKLGRICLDILKDKWSPALQIRTVLLSIQALLSSPEPDDPLDSKVADHFKQDKSDAENVAREWNKMYANHTSL; from the exons ATGTCAATACCTAGAAGAATAACGAAAGAAACACAGAACTTAGCAAATGAACCAC CACCCGGCATAGTTGCAGCTCCGGTGCCAGAGAACTACAGACACTttgacattttaataaacgGGCCCGATGGAACGCCATACGAAG GTGGAACTTACAAGTTAGAACTCTTCCTGCCCGAGCAATACCCGATGGAGCCCCCCAAAGTGCGGTTCTTGACAAAAATATACCACCCGAATATC GATAAACTGGGTCGAATATGCCTCGACATACTAAAAGATAAGTGGAGCCCCGCACTGCAAATACGAACAGTACTGCTGAGCATCCAGGCACTGTTGTCATCCCCCGAGCCAGATGATCCGTTAGACTCAAAGGTAGCCGATCATTTTAAACAGGACAAAAGTGACGCAGAAAATGTGGCAAGAGAGTGGAACAAAATGTACGCAAATCATACGTCTTTGTAA
- a CDS encoding DNA replication licensing factor MCM3, putative (encoded by transcript PVX_079890A), translated as MDQMSLENNSTPMARSDYRTMNSELNYTLMDSSINHSSILDSSMRIEKDNKERRLQKLNENIISEYESGRQSVVFTQQKYKQLLDGFLLFVQTNKYIHQKITELRAEATDEYNRMQNKNIPNIIIHQRLICNINNFQTGNEEFELLARCLIKEPYLALPAYQAAIKELWKSQDSKIDIDAPKIGICGWLGRHHVTPRGLQSSMINKLVAVEGVVNKCSTVQPKLVQSVYIGEAVHDINADIRSDEKTVHLRPHYDITDFDKTAKDSGRPPVSDPEGKIMHRHEIGLCKYKNHQKFVIQETPEDAPTGQMPRWVEVIVEDDLCDIVKCGDRVRVWGVYRASCGQANSTNSGLGRSFLIANNVLVKNKETYDTNLFISEADKKNFHAFAKKENTIDVLGYSFAPSICGQDIVKKGIVLMLAGGTERALPSHHIRGDIHIMLVGDPSCGKSQLLRYVMSIMPGTVSATGRGSSGVGLTAAIVTDQDTGERVVEGGAMVMGDRRVVCIDEFDKMQHTDRVAIHEVMEQQTVTVAKAGIHTTLNARCTVLAAANPLYGCWNDTLDMGQQLQFEPSLLSRFDLIFLVRDSATEKDDERIADSVLRNVTEKAKPMMSENRNNYKNFVIQADSYDINPKAQHISVYNEREVNKNSENPQENEEYETPIFANRDEMIYYDKNGIEHEILTVPFFKKYLHYVKNIFYHEKQRTDGWKPYPEVSDEACEVITELYADLREKAAKYSHNKIIQGVTPRTLEAIIRIASSHAKLKLNRYVTSVDVNYAKKLLMYTLFGEEIIDLEEEEQDDADEEEEEAFGEQGDAYDDDEEDEQEDDDDDDDDEEVSKLFKKGNKSTKKKTTKKRKGQKNETANKKKKRKGAAQDNDGETFMIDDAQKPSDKSSPLDVKEVERLIVENVTLNDPGDGLRDEELLDLIILGNKHKMPQLAKLDIGTLRKIINSLNEMDGAPIYYVKKDKIVYKC; from the exons ATGGATCAAATGAGCCTAGAAAACAACAGCACGCCGATGGCAAGGTCGGACTACCGAACGATGAACTCTGAGCTGAACTACACGCTGATGGACTCGTCCATAAACCACTCGTCAATTCTGGACAGCTCGATGCGAATTGAAAAAGACAACAAGGAGAGAAGATTGCAAAAGTTGAATGAAAATATCATAAGCGAATACGAATCTGGTAGGCAAAGTGTAGTTTTCACACAGCAGAAGTATAAGCAGCTGCTGGATgggttcctcctcttcgttcAGACGAACAAATACATCCACCAGAAAATCACAGAATTGAGAGCAGAAGCAACAGACGAATATAACagaatgcaaaataaaaacatccCAAATATAATCATCCACCAACGGTTGATTTGCAACATCAATAACTTTCAAACGGGAAATGAAGAATTTGAATTACTGGCCAGGTGTTTAATAAAGGAACCCTATTTGGCTCTTCCAGCGTACCAGGCAGCTATCAAAGAGTTGTGGAAGTCGCAGGATAGCAAAATAGATATCGATGCACCTAAAATTGGAATTTGCGGATGGCTAGGTAGACACCATGTGACGCCAAGAGGATTGCAAAGCTCGATGATTAACAAGTTAGTGGCAGTTGAAGGAGTGGTAAACAAATGTTCCACTGTCCAACCGAAACTAGTCCAGTCAGTGTACATAGGAGAAGCAGTACATGACATCAATGCAGATATTCGCAGCGATGAAAAAACGGTCCATTTGAGACCCCATTATGATATTACCGATTTTGATAAAACAGCGAAAGATTCGGGAAGACCACCTGTTTCAGATCCTGAAGGGAAAATTATGCATAGACACGAAATAGGATTatgcaaatataaaaatcacCAAAAATTTGTCATTCAAGAAACTCCGGAAGATGCTCCAACAGGACAGATGCCCAGATGGGTGGAAGTAATCGTGGAAGACGATTTATGTGATATTGTCAAGTGTGGAGATAGGGTCAGAGTTTGGGGAGTCTATCGAGCTAGCTGTGGACAAGCCAACAGCACCAACAGTGGGTTAGGAAGATCCTTTCTAATTGCAAACAATGTGCTGgtcaaaaataaagaaacgTATGATACCAATTTGTTCATATCAGAAgcggacaaaaaaaatttccacgCGTTTGCAAAGAAGGAGAATACTATTGATGTGTTGGGCTACTCCTTCGCCCCATCCATATGTGGTCAAGacattgtaaaaaaaggaattgtgTTAATGTTAGCAGGTGGGACAGAGCGCGCATTGCCATCTCATCACATCAGAGGGGATATACACATTATGCTGGTTGGAGACCCAAGTTGTGGCAAATCGCAGCTGTTACGCTACGTCATGAGTATCATGCCAGGAACAGTTTCAGCCACAGGGCGCGGATCATCAGGTGTTGGACTAACAGCTGCTATCGTCACAGATCAAGACACAGGCGAGAGAGTGGTCGAAGGAGGTGCCATGGTCATGGGAGACAGAAGAGTCGTATGCATTGACGAATTTGATAAAATGCAACACACAGATAGGGTAGCAATTCACGAAGTTATGGAGCAACAAACTGTGACCGTTGCGAAGGCAGGTATTCATACCACACTGAACGCAAGGTGCACCGTATTAGCAGCTGCCAATCCGCTGTACGGATGCTGGAATGATACACTCGATATGGGTCAGCAGCTGCAATTTGAGCCATCCCTACTGTCCCGTTTTGACCTCATCTTTCTAGTAAGAGACAGTGCAACTGAGAAAGACGATGAGCGAATTGCCGATTCGGTTCTTCGCAATGTCacagaaaaggcaaaaccaATGATGAGCGaaaatagaaataattataaaaattttgtcatTCAAGCGGATAGCTACGATATTAACCCTAAGGCACAACACATTAGCGTCTACAACGAGAGGGAAGTAAACAAAAACAGTGAAAACCCtcaagaaaatgaagagtaCGAAACGCCTATCTTTGCCAACAGAGATGAAATGATCTATTATGATAAGAACGGAATTGAACATGAAATTTTAACtgtcccattttttaaaaaatatttgcattatgtgaaaaatattttctaccACGAAAAGCAGAGAACTGACGGATGGAAACCATACCCAGAGGTCAGTGACGAAGCATGTGAAGTGATCACCGAGTTGTATGCAGATTTGAGAGAAAAGGCAGCCAAGTATTCACATAACAAAATCATCCAGGGGGTTACTCCCAGAACGTTGGAAGCTATCATTCGAATCGCTTCATCACATGCTAAACTGAAACTGAACAGATACGTCACAAGTGTGGATGTCAATTATGCTAAGAAGCTTCTAATGTACACCCTCTTTGGGGAGGAAATTATCGACctcgaggaggaagagcaggACGATGCcgatgaggaagaggaagaagcatttGGAGAGCAGGGCGATGCTTATGATGAtgacgaggaggacgaaCAGGAagacgacgacgatgatgatgacgatgaggaAGTTAGTAAACTTTTCAAGAAGGGCAACAAATCGactaagaaaaaaacaacaaagaAGAGAAAGGGACAAAAGAATGAAACcgcaaataaaaagaaaaagagaaaaggtGCTGCCCAAGATAACGACGGAGAAACGTTTATGATAGACGATGCGCAGAAGCCGAGCGATAAGTCATCACCCCTGGACGTTAAAGAAGTGGAGCGCCTCATCGTGGAAAACGTCACTTTGAACGACCCCGGAGATGGCCTACGGGACGAGGAGCTCTTGGACTTG ATCATCCTTGGGAACAAGCACAAAATGCCCCAACTGGCAAAGCTGGACATCGGCACACTGCGCAAAATTATCAACTCGCTGAACGAAATGGACGGGGCGCCAATTTACTACGTGAAGAAGGACAAAATTGTGTACAAGTGTTGA